GATATTGGGGAACCACATGGTCAGGGCGGGAGGATAAAATGTCCTGATTCCCAGGGTTCGGCCTGCCACCAGCATTCCCCAATAGAGGATGGTAATAAAAAGGCCGATACCGAATCCGACGGATTTACCACTTCTTTTTGTATAGAGGCCTAACGGAAAAGCCAGGATTACAAAAGGGAGACAGGAAAATGGAATAGAAAATTTCTGATAAAACTCAAGTTTCCAGATTTGAAGGGAGCGGTCATGTACCTGAGTGGCCAGACTGTCCATGTACTGCCGGCGTATACTTTCAAGGGAAGGCGGAAAACTCTGAACTTCCCGTGGAATGGACTGCTGATTCATCAATACCCAGTCTCCATAGAGTTTTCCCAATAATGCCAGACTCTTGATCCGCCGCTGCTCCACTTTCTCTTTATAGCGGATTTCCTTTTCCTGTATGGACCTGTACACATCGATGGAACTCATTTCCCTGGGGCCTGGATTTCTGATGGAAGATGTTATGTCTTTGAGCAGAATATTATATATCATCTTGTCCGCTTCTGAGTACAAAAATTCTCCCCGGTTCCGCTTTTCGCTCTTATGATCCAGGATATGATCCAGCTCAAAGGATAAGACTCCCGACGCCTCATAGGAATTATTAATCTGTGCCTGATCTGCCAGAATGAAGCGCCGATTAGATTCTTTATCTTTCTCAATAATAATCAAATTATCAATATCTTGTCCTTCCACGTGTCCGGTAATGATAATGCTGTCCTGAAAATACTTGATCGAATAGGATTCCAGTTCCACCTCTGGATTTTTATATATCATTTCTCTGTAAAGACTTGTAAAATTTATTGTCCCAACGGG
This portion of the Oceanispirochaeta sp. genome encodes:
- a CDS encoding LptF/LptG family permease, with product MKHPKSYNTLYFYIAREFFLSFFVSFLFFFFIFFINQLLLLAEDILAKQVPFSYVMRLIFFSLPSIIAISFPFATLVGTLMTYGRFSSENEILAMKCSGITYNRIFLPVFIIGILFSFVSFFVNDYLLPVGTINFTSLYREMIYKNPEVELESYSIKYFQDSIIITGHVEGQDIDNLIIIEKDKESNRRFILADQAQINNSYEASGVLSFELDHILDHKSEKRNRGEFLYSEADKMIYNILLKDITSSIRNPGPREMSSIDVYRSIQEKEIRYKEKVEQRRIKSLALLGKLYGDWVLMNQQSIPREVQSFPPSLESIRRQYMDSLATQVHDRSLQIWKLEFYQKFSIPFSCLPFVILAFPLGLYTKRSGKSVGFGIGLFITILYWGMLVAGRTLGIRTFYPPALTMWFPNILIFGTGSILYLFRIGK